atagagaaatgttttttggaaaaaaaagaagtattatGTTTATGTTGTCATAATCTAATGTAACACCTAATCTAACATATAAGAAATGAATAgatgaataaataatttaaaacaaaaaattgaatttaaaatcaTGATACTTTCATTTAGGCCAATATCCACTATTGGTCCCTAAAATTTATtacttgtttatgttttttatcaattttttttgttgaaaaacttGTTCTAGCTGAATTTTGTAtgattgaaatgaaatttaTCATGTATAAACATAAggaacataaaatattttactgatatattttgaaaaaaaattcaataataaacaTAACAATTGTTATGTACTAGTGTGTAACATTATACATATGcacatgtataatttaaaataatcacaattacatAGTTTAAATTATACCGTGTGTTGAGAAGATGTTCAAACTATACATAGTATTGCTTACAcatttttaaaccatacatacatacatatatatatatatatatatatatatatgatttagaatttaattggatttaaactcatcaatttttgcatccaataattcacttgctccaaaaattaaaaagttaggtGGACACGTGACACAAAATTGGATTCAACGAGCATGATCACCAAAATTGAGctaaaaatatccaaaatttcAGGAAGCAATGCATTACTGTCACAAACTTGGTTAAACCTCCATTTTGTGTCATTTATGATTAGAGGCTAAATATCATTTTAACCTCATGCAGTGCTGAAGAAGCCGAAATTGAACTTGATATTAAACTAGACCTACAGCAAGAACCAAAAAGACTCGAAACTTGAGGGAGGTTGGCTAGCACCTCATTTTAGGATTTGTTGCCTTGCAAGTTGTTGTCCAACTAATATTGTTTCTCAAGATGTCAAGGGTAAGtttattttgagaaactatCTATTATTAATTAACAAGTGTGTAAACCAcacaaagtaaaaaatatacttttatttatatatttatttagaatCATGATACTTTCATTTAGGCCAATATACACTATTGgtttctaaatttattaacttGTTTATGTttactatcatttttttttttgttgaaaacattaGTCTAGTTGAATTTTGTgagaatgaaataaaatttatcatgtATGAACATAAGGAACATAATATATTTGACtctaaaatatttgaaaaatcaattcaagaataaacataacaattaaaatgtatatgttcatattattatttaagacAATTTGCCAAACTCCTTTTTTCAACTGAGATTCTCCCACTCCACCCATTTTACCAAGTAGGAGGCCTAAGCCAATTAGACTAAAAAAGATTAAAACCAAGGTTGTCAATATGATTttctttcttccaaaaaaatcaaCGACCATTATCACCAAAATTGAGTTAAGAACATCCAAAATTTTAGAAGGCAATGATGTCACAGACTTTGTTAAACCTGGAACATGTGCCATTTGAGATGAGAGGTGAAGAATAGAAAGTAACCCCATTAAGTGCTGAAGAAATTGTATCAGAACTGCAACAATAAGACTCCAAACTTGAGGGATGTTAGTTGACACCTAATTTTAGGATTTGTTGCTTTGCAAGTTGTTCAACTTATATTGTATCTCAAGATGTTGAGGTAAGTTTATCTTGAGAAACTATCTTTTATTAATTATCGAATGTGTAACCCACACAAAGtaaaaatacttttatttattaatttagaatCATGATACTTTTAGTTAGGCCAATATATACTATTGGTCCCTAAAATTTATTAACTAGTTTATGTttactatcaatttttttttttgttgaaaaaaattattctagctcaattttgtaaaaatgaaaataaaatttaattatcatgtaaacataaaaaacaaaacacttgTGATAATGTAATAGCTtaagaattaattaattatcacaTACAGGATATTTAAAGTGAAGATTGAGGTATTGGGTTTTCTCTAATGTCATATTTCTAAAAGAGGGGATCCATAATATCTAATTCTACCAAGGATCCAATAGATGAATGCACAGTCTATTCCTCATTTTTAATCGAGGTTTCTAACGATAGGACATCCTGATGGAAGTATTCCAGTAAAATCAGACTTGCAAATATCATTATACCTTaatcaaaaattcatttaaggTTTTAGAATTgggataaataaaaaataaaaaatattaacataaagAGTACAAAGTAGTAGAAATTCGTTCAtcggaaagaaaaaaagtaatagcAATTCGAATACTCTATAATTTGTCTTTCTACTCCAATCGGTGACATAACAAGCTATGGATTAAATGCCTACAAAACTCTGAATGCGTATTATAAATACAAGCAAAGTAATCCaagaaattaaagcaaaaatCCAAGAtcccataataaaaaataaagccGAAATCCAAGATAATGCTAAAAAACCAAAGCAACACATATCCAAACTCATAACATATACCTAAAAGGCTAGAACCTTTCTATCTTAGTCTTCATTTCAACTCATTGATGTTGTTAAACTCATTCACTAGAAAACGATTGATGAGATTTGGAATGATACTAATGAGATCAATGAGATTGATATTCATATATTTCTTCTTAGAACGTACTGATTCGACGCCATAAGCAGGCCCACCACCCCATAGCATAAAGTTGCCGGAGTAACACTTAACCTCTAGATCACTTCTAAACCTACAATTGAGAAGAAGCTGTTTGCAGATTGCTATCCATAGGCCACACTATCATTTTCCACGACCCCATCCAAGTTGCTAGTTGCCATAATAATGGGCATGCCCATGCAGCATTGAAGGAAAAGCATAAAATCTAGGAGGAGGAAGCAAAGTTTCTGAGGAAGACAATCTCCTTGAAATTGATGCAAAACAACCAAGACAGATTTTTGTAGATTTCAAACATTCAGTTTCAATGGTGAAAGGATGGTTTAGTAGCATCTCAGCAGTCCACCTCTTTCTAGATCTCTTACAAAACACTTACTCAAGAAATCTTTCCCAAGTTCTGACATAGTTTCGGGTATTTTTGGTGGCtcctttccaaaaataatttgaaacatTAGGTCTTCTAGACCTGTACAATTCCATACTTGCTTTCCAGTAATCATCTCGATGATGGTACATCCTAAAGACTATATATCCGAAGGAGCTTCGATTTCACCTCACGCAATAGATTCTGGAGGCATATATATAGGAGTTCCCCGAAAGCAAAACTTTCTCTTCACAAAACCATTATCCTCTCTCGAATTTTTGATATTCCAAAATCTGCAATCTTAACAACGTTGCCTCTACGATCTTTAGAACGAAAAACAAGAATATTTGCTGGCTTTAGGTTGCAATGTACATAACCTTTTTCATGAATGCAGCGAAGCCCTTTAACAATCATCCAAGTATACCTTTGCACATCATATTCCACTAATTTTCCTCCATTTTTCTTGATTAAATCTTCAAGGGTGCCTCCTGATGCATACTCTAGCTGCAAGTTATAGATGTTGAAGATAACAGTACCAGACCTGTAAAGAAGAAGTGTAACGAAGAAGAagcacaaacaaaacaacagcGGTTCAATTAAACACGTTGTTTCATTTAAATAGAATTTGTGTATCAAAACGCATTGTTTAGCTTAATAACTGACCTTGGAGATGTATTAGTAAAACGGTGCGTATTCCTCAGTTCAAAGAGTAGTTGGCTTTGGCGCGAAATTCAGTTAGAAGAGCTGAACTTTATTTCCTAATTTTCAGGGGCTTAGATCCGCATAAGGTGGGCGGTTAATTAAGTTGTTAGTGTGACCTTATAGTATAAAAATAGCTCATTGAGCTCAATTGTACTTATGCAAGAATTCTTAGTTGCTCAATACAAGTTTTATTCTCTCAGTTCTTCTCTCAAtctttctcactttctctcattctcttagCCTTTCTCTTTTCACCGAATACTGTGTAATCTTGTTTCTGTTGCTGGTGATCTTTGAACCTTTGTCTTGCTTCGTTAGAAATTCTGTTCATTGAGATTTcttcatggtatcagagtagcTGCAACTCAAAACTCAACAATGGCAGCTTCAAACTCAACAATGACGTTGTCGTCATCTACTTCTACTATGTCTTCTATCTCAGCTATGAATTTGGTAAATCAGCCTCTTTTACTTCGatctaatatgtctaatatgaTGATAGTGAAGCTAGATAATACCAACTATATTGTGTGGAAACATCAAATTTCCATGGTTCTTGAAACATATTCCTTGTTTGAGTTGCTTGAAGAACCTCAACTAATTCCTGAGAAATTTCTTAAAGATTTGTCTGGATCATACACTACAATTGTGAATCCAGATTTCTTAGTTTGGAAATCAAAGGAGAAGGCTTTGCTTACCTTTATATGTTCAACTTTGTCTCCATCTGTTTTTGCACTTACTATTGGATGTGCTACTGCTATAGAAGTCTAGAAGCTGCTTGAAAATAGGTTTTCTTCAATTTCAAGGTCTCTCATCATGAATCTTAAGGGTGAACTGCATAATCTTAAGAAAGGGAGTGATACTGTAGATGTCTACCTACAGAAAATCAAAGTTGTAAGGAACAAGTTGCTAGCAGTTGGAGTAATTGTGGATGATGAAGAATTGCTTCACATTGCAATTAAGGGACTCCCTATTGAATACAATGCATTCAAATCAGCTATCAGAACTAGGAGTACTCAACTTAGTTTTGATAAGCTCTCAACTATGCTAAATGCAGAAGAAGAGTCACTCAATGAAGGGTTAGAGGTTAAAGATACCATCTTTTCCATGGTTGCAACAGCTAATCAAAAATCTAATGGTAGTGGTTATAATCTGACTTACAATAGAGGAAGAGGTAGAGGAAACTTTAACAATAGAGGAGGTAGAGGCTCCAATGGTCAATCTTCACAATTCAATCCCTTCAACCATTTTCAACAAGCTCAATCTAGCTCTGGTGGTGCTAGATCAGATAGGCCTATATGCCAAATTTGTGGAAAACTTGGACATTTGGCTATTGACTGCTATCATAGGATGGATTATACTTATCAGGGCAAGCATCCACCTACCAAGCTTGCAACAATGTCCATTGCATCAAATGCCTGCATTGCTCAAGATCAGCCTTGGCTTGTTGACAGTGTAGCCATTGATCATGTGACAGCTAGTCTCAATCATCTTAGCTTCCCAAAGCCTTACACTAATCAGGATCATCTCACTTTTGGCAATGGACAAACTTTACCCATTACACATATTGGTATAGCCCTTATTCCATCATCTTTCTCTAATCTTCAACTTAACAATGTTCTTAGAGTTCCCTCAATTGCATCAAATCTTGCTTCTATTCATAAACTTTGTCATGACAATAATTGCTAGTGATATTTTGATGAAAGTATTCTTTCAATCCAGGCCTTGGCCACAGGGAAAATTCTCTACCTGGGCAAGAGTGAAGGTGGTGTTTACCCCATCTATCCTCATCAAACTTTTCAGCTTTCCTTGTCACCTAAGGTCTACAATAATTTTTCTAGATCACATGTTTTCAATAAGTctcttgaaggaaaaaatttggttttgtatctcatacaaaacacatagcggaagcaacaaacaaggatctatttcattcatgattgataatgtgcacaatataaatttcagaatttaagaacaagatagcgtaccttggtgtggaaaaattcaaaacaaagattagaagcacttgggaacaattttaatcttcactccaattctactttacgcccaagatgtgtggtctctcaatcagttttcaagggagaatgaaagtgtgtctcacactctctcacacaccgtttcttatttctctttttttcactaatttttcaccaataaaaattctgtatgtttctccttttataactaactgattatctaattggactggcctattgggcctttccaattgggctttagtgtgtggcttggagtcggaccaaaatggaccaataagacactagctccaatgggccttgggcttttccgtcaactcttgacaagtccaatgttactattaattatatttaataccactatataaatataattgcactctaagccttattaataaattatatcccaagactttattgtacacgtaaccccttcataaaatattcgtagtaacacaaagtcataaatatagactgccactttgtaaattactacatctaatccttgagtacccggcttaattctttaaagttattcattatatatttatgaaatccaatttcataaatatatactttagcaatttcttactaacaagggaatattttatatctccatcaagagactatgaattccatcttgagaatatatgttccatcaacactaaatgtggctgcccaacatactgaggttttgaccgtcactttagatctcactcctgatatatcaaagcaacccacacctcatgatcaagtccattattctctcaggattaagagttcatgcaaatagaagtcgtgagatttattattcatttgacagtcattaggagaataataaatctcacagcggtcctgttcaatatgttttaactcttaaaacatatcaacatatcaactagaagtctccacttccatgatcaagacaaatcatcttagttgacacgttatagtcttcgcagataaaatgcccaatttcatcaccgactacgaactataaattctgagtttacaaagaacttgtgatttacatcttctgtgacttttcacataaatcacatacaatgcatctcatagactatatgataatgtctcatattcatgttaccattattttagataataataaaacaattttatcaatcacaatattaagtcatgcATCATGTcttatataatgtcatacataatatcatacatagcatcatacaataggatttaagggcactaatcctaacaatctcccccttgccctaaagactattgtgcactaatctaactcccattccctctaaatgtgactcaaaagtcctttgaggcaaggctttggtaaagggatctgctagattatttgcactttcaatctttgctaccacaacatctccacgagcaacaatatctcgaatgatgtggtacttcctctcaatgtgctttcctttcttgtgattccttggatctttggattgtgcaaccgctccactattgtcacaaaacaatgtgatgggaacttgctccattctcacaacaccaagatcagaaaggaatttcttgagccaaacagcctcctttgctgcttcacaagcagcaacgtactcggcttccctGGTGAAATCCGTAATACAAGATtacttaacactcctccaacttatggctccacctcccaaggtgaaaacacatcttgaagtggattttctgaaatctagatctgattgaaagtctgaatctgtatagccaatgggaattaaatcctcactatggtaaacaagcatataatctctcgttctcttaagatacttgagaatatgttttacagcttgccaatgttttggtcatggatttgattgatatcggctaaccatgccaactgaataacaaatatctggtctagtacaaagcatgacatacatgagacttcccactgcagaagcataaggaacttgtctcatcacattttctttctcttgagtcttaggcctttggtcatcagacagaggaactccatgtctaaaaggaagaaatcctttcttggagttttgcatgctaaaccgttctaggaccttatctatatatccagcttgtgataaacctaacatcttattcttgtgatctcgccaaagcttgatccctagaataaagttagcctcacccaagtccttcatatcaaattggcttaacaaccaaactttaaccgatgacattacccctacatcattcccaatgagtagaatatcatcaacataaaacgctaggaacattactactttgtctcgatatcttttgtacacacatggttcatcaagattttgttcaaaaccaaatgacttgattgcttgatcaaatctgatgttccatgacctagatacttatttaagtccataaatggacctattcaacttgcataccatatgctcttggttctttgctatgaaaccttctggttgcaacatgtatatttcttcttcaagattgccattaagaaatgcagtcttgacatccattttccaaatctcataatcataatgagcagcaatggataagagaattctgatagatttaagcatggctactggcgaaaaagtttcatcataatcaataccttctttttgtgtataccctttcgccactagtcttgctttaaaggtttcaacagttccatctatccctctctttctcttgtaaacccatttgcaaccaacaggtttaatgccgttaggcgcctttacaagatctcatacatgattggaatctatagaatccaattcagatttcatagcttggacccaatgatgtgcatctatatcactcatagcttcatcataagtgtaaggatccgattcagcctcttctgagatagcctcataagtttctctcaaacctatgaatcttataggaggccgaacaattctcccactacgacgaggcatctgtgtactagacatctcatgaatagtatcttgtggtgtatctaatatagccacatcatccctagtttcatccattggttgtttaactacaggttcattcatttcagccaagacaactctacttctcggagtaaaattattcatatagtcattttccaagaatttggcatttgtactaacaaatactttattatccttatgactatagaataaacctccaactgttccttttggataccctacaaaaaataccacttctgttttagactgtaacttgtcagactttcctttcaacacatgtgctagacaaccccaaatgtggaaaTGTCTCATACCaagcttacgcccattccacaactctacaggtgttttaggaatagacttcgaaggtactaaattcagaagatacattgcagtatttaaggcatatccccaaaaagaaattggtagagtcgaataactcaacatggacctaaccatatctaaaagagtcatattccttctttctgctacaccattttgttgtggagttccaggtgcagtcaactgggatataatcccattttcagtcaagtaatccttaaaatcacgaagaaggtattcgccacctcgatcaaatcgaatggcctttatgtgtttacccaattgattttcaacttcagccctaaactctttgaacttttcaaaggcttcggacttccgtttcattaggtacacataaccaaatctagagtaatcatcagtgaaagtaatgaaatactcatagccacctcttgcttagattgacataggaccacatacatctgaatgtactagttctagcaaatcttgcgctcttctacctttgcattaaaaggtcgtttggtcatcttaccttccaaacaagattcgcaaattggaaaaccatcaaagtccatgggctgtaaaagtccatctttgattagtctttgaatcctacttgaattaatatgacctaaacgcaagtgccatagatatgcatcactactagaaggaaactttctctttaatgatttcacatgagagttactatctaattcagaattgtataattcatgcttattaggagttaaaatataaagaccatccacaatattgctagaacagataaacactttatccttctttattacaacattgtctttcaagataacacaatatccatgtttacctaagtaagttgcaaaaattaaattcctacgaacattaggtagatacaaacagtcttccaatattaaaactctagacttaaaacacaaattaaacactccaacagcttcaaccggaatcttgctcccatcagccaaagtaagaaatagttctccctcattcaactttttggtctcctggaacccctgccaagaattgcagatatgattagtacaacctgaatccacacaccaggaatctgttggattttgtaccaaacatatttcaagaagaaatgaacttttcatacttttattcttggcagccttgtatgttggacaattcctcttccaatgtcctttctcaccacaatagaaacactttcttttggttttcttttctttgttggcaactcctaaggcaatttgtttactatctttcttagtgaagtccttcttcttcttcttcttacccttgcctttcgacttaggttgagaagtagaagcttcacccacattggcttcaacactagaagtaccaaggatgccttccgccgccactaactcattcattaattcagacaaagaataaatctttttgttcatattataattgagtctgaattccttgaatgattctggtagtgactagagtatcatattcacttgggattctccatcaatgtcggcacctaaaacttctaatgtgttcagattagcaatcatcctaagacaatgctccctcactgaactccctgcagccattttggtattataaatttgcctcatggtttcttgccttgcagaacggccttgctcaccaaacatctccttcagactatgcattatgtccaaaacaagttctacatcctgcatttgatgctgtaaaaaatttgagatagatgctaggatgtagcacttggccatctcattagatttctgccgacgatcatatcgttgtttttcctcaagaggagcatctaatgaaggaaagttaggataTGGTTGAATaaacacatatttgtgctcttcagcagtaagaacaatgttcaaatttctaatccagtcaacatagttggatccagtcagtttgttttggttaagaatagaaacaagtgggctaaatgatacCATGATGAAAtctaaaaataacaaacataaatataataagtaaactggacattatcaatttagcatataagcatataatatggaaccttaataaaaccataaaataacatatgcaacgacaacccaatctcatattcaatatccctcagcatagagtgaacataaaatactatgattgattgagaactattttcattattagtactatcatgataactcttatcaaatactaataatatgtcattttatatttagcttctaaataataatagtaagaactcagcatagaggatactataatacttagtctagtgtatactattgtctagaatcatgtgtaaccgaatttcatccctttaacaggcttattttgtagtaccatgataaaacaccctccgcatggaatgcaaagctcgaagctaagacaaggtatttatcaaaccactataaaccaggaaattcaatcttgtaggacaatgaaataaatactctccgcatggaatgctaagctcgaggcaaagacaaagtatatatttcacactactatgaaccaacaatggaggccatgagatccaaccattgtatctctctcccacaagatattttaaattaaaggtttttaaggttaagaaccataataatgctagacatgtgaaaaaatataatcctaatctcattaggaataaatttcattaaactagcattaacaaatataaatatatataacgtaataaaaacctttcttatatataaaaatctatattatattatatataatataatatacaaattaatatatataatatataattattacattatatatatatatatatggtacgGAATGCATGGCTTGGTTGTTTGCATGCATAATCCTCATAAAACAAAGTACATGACACTTATGTCAATAAGCCAAAACATGCACTAAATGCCAACCAAGGattcatatatttatatgcaCACACGTAACCTTCAGATGCTTAGAATGCTTTATAGGAATTCAATCTCTTAAAACACAAGATAGCCAAGCATTAAAGTCAAGCCATGGAAGCCATACAATTACATTCACCAAGCCAATTAAAGTGGAAGCCATGCAATTGCATTAAATCCATGCCATGAAAATAATAGACCAAGCGGTGCAAACAAAAACAGTTATAAAACAATTGTTTCCATTCCGTCTTGGTGTATCACAAAGATACCGTAGGCCACAAAACAATGCCTTTCAATCCGAACTGTTTGATAACTAAAAACTCCATAGACAAAACTAAGAACACGGCACTtgatcaacaaaaatatatatatattcttttttatatatatatatatatatatatatatatatatatatatatacacacacacacacatataaatatatatacacaagtGATACAATTCTCTTCATTATATCcaaatgatgcagaaaattgaaagacaaagataacggttttctaaaattctaaaattcaatcacacgctatacaatcatgatatgaaaacctggctctgataccaattgaaggaaaaaatctggttttgtatctcatacaaaacacatagcggaagcaacaaacaagaatctattttattcatgattgataacgtgcataatgtaaatttcagaatttaagaataagatagcgtaccttggtgtggagaaattcaaaacaaagattagaagcacttgggaacacttttaatattcactccaattccactttacgcccaagatgtgtggtctctcaatcagttttcaagggagaatgaaagtgtgtctcacactttctcacacaccgtttcttatttctctttttttcactaattggactggcctattgggctttagtgtgtggcttggagtgggaccaaaagggaccaataagacactagctccaatgggccttgggcttttccgttaactcttgacaagtccaaggttactattaattatatttaataccactatataaatataattgcactctaggccttattaataaattatatcccaagactttattgtacacgtaaccccttcataaaatattcgtagtaatacaaagtcataaatgtagactgtcactttgtaaattactacatcttatctttgagtacccggcttaattctttaaagttattcattatatatttatgaaatccaatttcataaatctatactttagcaatttcttactaaagtggttaggcctaactctctgaataactgaacccattaaacttatctcaagagaatattttatatctccatcaagagactatgaattcaatcttgagaatatatgttccatcaacactaaatgtggctgcccaacatactgaggttttgaccgtcactttagatctcactcctgatatatcaaagcaacccatacctcatgatcaagtccattattctctcaggattaagagttcatgcaaatagaagtcgtgagatttattattcatttgacagtcattaggagaataataaatctcacagtggtcctgttcaatatgttttaactcttaaaacatatcaacatatcaactagaagtctctacttccatgatcaagacaaatcatcttagttgacacgttatagtcttcgcagatgaaatgcccaatttcatcaccaactacgaactat
This genomic stretch from Castanea sativa cultivar Marrone di Chiusa Pesio chromosome 1, ASM4071231v1 harbors:
- the LOC142636587 gene encoding uncharacterized protein LOC142636587, with amino-acid sequence MNLKGELHNLKKGSDTVDVYLQKIKVVRNKLLAVGVIVDDEELLHIAIKGLPIEYNAFKSAIRTRSTQLSFDKLSTMLNAEEESLNEGLEVKDTIFSMVATANQKSNGSGYNLTYNRGRGRGNFNNRGGRGSNGQSSQFNPFNHFQQAQSSSGGARSDRPICQICGKLGHLAIDCYHRMDYTYQGKHPPTKLATMSIASNACIAQDQPWLVDSVAIDHVTASLNHLSFPKPYTNQDHLTFGNGQTLPITHIGIALIPSSFSNLQLNNVLRVPSIASNLASIHKLCHDNNC